In one window of Thermodesulfobacteriota bacterium DNA:
- a CDS encoding methyltransferase domain-containing protein — translation MELESIKKIYAGYSNVYDVLFKGIFYPRIKHAINYMDIKPGDRVLDVGVGTGLSLSEFPGCCKVVGIDLSTAMLKKARDKIRKHGLDHINVMSMDAMSIGFKDDSFDKVFISHVVSVVPDPYKLMSEVRRVCKKGGQVVIVNHFKSSNKVVEVVEKLINPVCKKIGWRSDLCLNEFINRSGLNVRQKYMLKKLDFWHILFATNEK, via the coding sequence TTGGAGCTGGAGAGCATAAAGAAAATCTACGCCGGTTATTCGAACGTCTATGACGTCCTTTTCAAGGGGATATTCTATCCGAGGATAAAGCACGCCATCAACTATATGGACATCAAGCCCGGGGACAGGGTGCTCGACGTCGGTGTCGGGACAGGCCTCTCCCTTTCGGAGTTCCCGGGCTGCTGCAAGGTGGTGGGGATAGACCTCTCCACGGCCATGCTCAAAAAGGCCAGGGACAAGATACGGAAGCACGGGCTCGACCACATAAACGTCATGAGCATGGACGCGATGAGCATAGGCTTCAAGGACGACAGCTTCGACAAGGTATTCATCTCGCACGTGGTGAGCGTCGTGCCTGACCCCTACAAGCTCATGTCCGAGGTAAGGCGGGTCTGCAAGAAGGGCGGCCAGGTGGTGATAGTGAACCACTTCAAGTCGAGCAACAAGGTCGTGGAGGTCGTCGAGAAGCTCATAAACCCCGTCTGCAAGAAGATAGGGTGGAGGTCGGACCTCTGCCTCAACGAGTTCATAAACCGCTCGGGACTCAACGTCAGGCAGAAGTACATGCTCAAGAAACTGGACTTCTGGCACATACTCTTCGCAACGAACGAGAAATAA
- a CDS encoding DUF542 domain-containing protein: MISEKMVVNDCIKQYPKTIGVFTRFQIDSCCGGAVSIEEAAKRDGAPLGELMAALKEAASA, encoded by the coding sequence ATGATAAGTGAAAAAATGGTCGTAAACGACTGCATAAAGCAATATCCGAAGACCATCGGGGTCTTCACGCGCTTCCAGATAGACTCGTGCTGCGGTGGGGCGGTCTCGATAGAGGAGGCGGCAAAAAGGGATGGCGCGCCGCTCGGAGAGCTCATGGCGGCGCTCAAGGAGGCCGCCTCGGCCTAA
- a CDS encoding NifU family protein → MRERVEEALNGIRPALQADGGNVELVDVDEAQGIVRVQLQGACSGCPSAQITLAMGIERAIKERVPEIKQVLSV, encoded by the coding sequence ATCAGGGAACGGGTCGAAGAGGCTCTTAACGGCATAAGGCCGGCCCTTCAGGCTGACGGCGGCAACGTAGAGCTCGTGGACGTGGACGAGGCCCAGGGCATAGTGCGGGTACAGCTCCAGGGCGCCTGCTCCGGCTGCCCCAGCGCGCAGATAACGCTCGCGATGGGCATTGAAAGGGCGATAAAGGAGCGCGTGCCGGAGATAAAGCAGGTCCTTTCGGTCTAA
- a CDS encoding 4Fe-4S binding protein, with translation MSYLILEECIACGACLPECPEGAISEGTPYKIDHRLCTECGACAEVCPVDACRPAAPGEKMDNTKQGNL, from the coding sequence ATGTCCTACCTTATTCTCGAAGAATGCATCGCCTGCGGCGCCTGCTTGCCAGAGTGCCCTGAGGGCGCGATATCCGAAGGGACCCCATACAAGATAGACCACAGGCTCTGCACCGAGTGCGGCGCGTGCGCCGAGGTTTGCCCGGTCGATGCGTGCCGGCCCGCCGCTCCAGGGGAAAAAATGGATAATACAAAGCAAGGCAACCTCTAA
- a CDS encoding glycosyltransferase gives MHNTVIVVPCYSEEKRLNRGAFLEFASRSEGLHFIFVNDGSSDGTAVIIEEMRRANPARISCLHLERNSGKAEAVRRGVLKAIADGCRSFGYWDADLATPLEEITVFRRLLEDERWKVVIGSRVKLLGKEITRNEMRHYAGRVFATIASLLLRIPVYDTQCGAKLFRNTPEARGAFSKPFKVKWIFDVELLARISLLEKKNDNPDFIKSWIESPLGKWTDIKGSKVTWFDFFKSAFEMLKLFVLLYAPVIKERYENELLQAR, from the coding sequence ATGCATAATACCGTCATAGTGGTGCCGTGCTACAGCGAGGAGAAGAGGCTCAACCGGGGCGCCTTCCTCGAATTCGCCTCGAGAAGCGAGGGCCTCCACTTCATCTTTGTAAACGACGGCAGCAGTGACGGGACCGCCGTAATTATAGAGGAGATGAGGAGGGCGAACCCCGCCAGGATATCCTGCCTCCACCTGGAGAGGAATTCGGGAAAGGCCGAGGCCGTAAGGCGGGGCGTGCTTAAGGCCATAGCTGACGGGTGCCGGAGCTTCGGCTACTGGGACGCCGACCTCGCGACCCCGCTTGAGGAAATCACAGTCTTCCGCAGGCTGCTTGAGGATGAGAGGTGGAAGGTGGTCATCGGATCAAGGGTGAAGCTCCTCGGAAAGGAGATAACGAGGAACGAGATGCGCCACTACGCGGGCCGGGTCTTCGCGACCATCGCAAGCCTCCTCCTGAGGATACCCGTATACGACACCCAGTGCGGCGCGAAGCTTTTCAGGAACACGCCCGAGGCCCGAGGGGCATTCAGCAAGCCCTTTAAAGTCAAATGGATATTCGATGTCGAGCTTCTTGCCAGGATTTCATTATTGGAAAAAAAGAACGATAATCCCGATTTCATCAAGAGCTGGATAGAGTCGCCGCTCGGGAAATGGACTGACATAAAGGGCTCGAAGGTCACTTGGTTCGATTTCTTCAAATCGGCTTTCGAGATGCTCAAGCTCTTTGTCCTGCTTTATGCGCCGGTTATAAAAGAACGATATGAGAACGAATTGCTGCAGGCCAGATAA
- a CDS encoding dihydroorotate dehydrogenase, with translation MTIAGLKFKNPVMTASGTFGYGVEFAPYMDLGRLGGIVVKGLSLYPRQGNPGPRIAETPCGMLNAIGLQNVGVDDFIEKKLPLIRTADTHVIANIFGETVEDYVEVARRLDGAEGVAALEVNISCPNVKKGGIVFGTDPQEAFKVVSAVRKATRLPVITKLSPNVTDIKVMVKAAEDGGTDAVSLINTITGMVIDVERRRPVLATATGGLSGPAIRPIAVRMVWQAAQAASVPVIGMGGIMTARDALEFMIAGATAVQVGTASFIEPEAAVKVAEGIEEYLSKNETDVQDLIGSLRLA, from the coding sequence GTGACTATCGCGGGCTTGAAATTCAAAAACCCGGTGATGACCGCCTCGGGAACCTTCGGGTACGGGGTCGAGTTCGCGCCTTATATGGACCTCGGCAGGCTCGGAGGCATAGTGGTCAAGGGACTCTCCCTCTACCCGAGGCAGGGGAACCCCGGGCCGCGTATAGCCGAAACACCTTGCGGGATGCTGAACGCCATAGGCCTGCAGAACGTGGGCGTGGACGATTTCATCGAAAAGAAGCTTCCGCTAATCCGTACAGCCGACACGCACGTAATAGCGAACATCTTCGGCGAAACTGTCGAGGACTATGTGGAGGTCGCAAGGAGGCTCGACGGCGCTGAAGGGGTCGCGGCTCTTGAGGTGAACATCTCCTGCCCCAACGTCAAAAAGGGCGGCATCGTCTTCGGCACCGACCCGCAGGAGGCCTTCAAGGTGGTCTCCGCGGTACGCAAAGCCACGAGGCTCCCCGTCATAACGAAGCTCTCGCCGAACGTAACCGACATAAAGGTGATGGTAAAGGCCGCGGAGGACGGCGGCACGGACGCGGTCTCGCTCATCAATACCATCACCGGCATGGTTATCGACGTGGAGAGGAGAAGGCCCGTCCTTGCGACCGCGACCGGCGGGCTCTCGGGACCGGCCATAAGGCCCATAGCGGTACGCATGGTCTGGCAGGCGGCGCAGGCCGCAAGCGTCCCGGTAATCGGCATGGGCGGCATAATGACGGCAAGGGACGCCCTCGAATTCATGATAGCCGGCGCCACTGCAGTCCAGGTCGGCACCGCGAGCTTCATCGAGCCGGAAGCCGCAGTCAAGGTGGCCGAAGGCATAGAAGAGTACCTCTCCAAAAACGAAACCGACGTTCAAGACCTCATAGGCTCGTTAAGGCTCGCCTGA
- the cyoE gene encoding heme o synthase, whose amino-acid sequence MEIGRYLELFKLRICSLITFSAIVGLVAASSPGATLGTALFLVAATMLAAAAASAFNHYFDSDIDSVMKRTRKRPFPSGAVAGSKGVLVAAAGLFLLSIAISVAALNYMVAVHLALGAFVYAVVYTVWLKRRSSLNIIIGGLAGSFAVLAGGASASPELCAPPMLLAVVMFFWTPSHFWSFAICHREEYERAGVPMLPVRVGDSRTALYIFINTVLLVISSLSLWFFGNSGPVYLAAALALGAYFIYWNIRLLLSPEKEVARSNFRASMVYLGALFTSVVVDMAIRNV is encoded by the coding sequence ATGGAAATAGGCAGGTACCTTGAGCTCTTCAAGCTCAGGATATGCAGCCTCATAACCTTCAGCGCCATCGTGGGTCTCGTGGCCGCTTCATCGCCGGGAGCGACCCTCGGCACGGCCCTCTTTCTCGTAGCGGCCACGATGCTCGCCGCCGCCGCCGCGAGCGCCTTCAACCATTACTTCGACAGCGACATAGATTCCGTAATGAAAAGGACGAGGAAGAGGCCCTTCCCTTCAGGGGCCGTAGCCGGGTCAAAGGGCGTGCTCGTGGCGGCAGCCGGGCTTTTCCTGCTTTCAATCGCCATTTCAGTCGCCGCGCTCAACTATATGGTCGCCGTTCATCTCGCACTCGGCGCGTTCGTGTACGCGGTGGTATATACGGTCTGGCTCAAGAGAAGGAGCAGCCTTAATATCATAATAGGCGGGCTTGCCGGGAGCTTCGCCGTCCTTGCGGGCGGCGCATCGGCCAGCCCCGAGCTATGCGCGCCGCCCATGCTCCTGGCCGTCGTGATGTTCTTCTGGACGCCCTCGCATTTCTGGAGCTTCGCGATCTGCCACCGCGAGGAGTACGAGAGGGCGGGGGTGCCAATGCTGCCTGTGAGGGTGGGGGACTCGAGGACGGCCCTGTATATATTCATAAACACGGTCTTGCTTGTAATTTCCTCGCTGTCGCTATGGTTTTTCGGCAACAGCGGCCCGGTTTACCTCGCGGCGGCCCTGGCCCTCGGGGCTTATTTCATATACTGGAATATCAGGCTCCTCTTGAGCCCTGAAAAGGAGGTCGCGAGGAGCAATTTCCGGGCTTCCATGGTCTATCTGGGCGCGCTCTTTACGTCGGTTGTCGTTGACATGGCGATCAGGAACGTGTAA
- a CDS encoding dihydroorotate dehydrogenase electron transfer subunit, whose product MEIKAEIIYNDRMAKGYFKLGLACATPEVKPGQFVMLRVSDGLDPLLRRPFGIYRMLGRTLGRETGARGASSKRKGIEVLYRVVGKGTAILSERRPGETLGVLGPLGNGFPDTPEGSSPVLVAGGMGIAPLYLLAKRLGGGTLLFGARSKAETALLKDFRGLGLRIKTATEDGSAGIRGLVTGLLEDELTPESIVYACGPVGMLKAAAAISRKAGARCLVSLERSMACGIGVCLGCAVRAKAHKEEKENRFYKMVCSDGPVFRGEEIDWDLL is encoded by the coding sequence TTGGAAATAAAAGCTGAGATAATATATAACGACAGGATGGCCAAGGGGTACTTCAAGCTCGGGCTTGCTTGCGCGACCCCCGAGGTGAAGCCCGGCCAGTTCGTGATGCTCAGGGTCTCGGACGGGCTTGACCCGCTCTTGAGGAGGCCTTTCGGCATCTATCGGATGCTTGGGCGTACTCTCGGGCGGGAGACCGGGGCCAGGGGCGCGTCCTCGAAGAGGAAGGGCATCGAGGTCCTCTACAGGGTGGTGGGAAAGGGCACGGCCATACTTTCTGAAAGAAGGCCCGGCGAGACGCTCGGGGTGCTGGGCCCGCTCGGGAACGGCTTTCCGGACACGCCCGAGGGCAGCAGTCCGGTGCTCGTCGCGGGCGGCATGGGGATAGCCCCTCTTTACCTCCTGGCAAAGAGGCTCGGAGGGGGGACGCTGCTTTTCGGGGCGCGCTCAAAGGCAGAGACGGCTCTCCTTAAGGATTTCAGGGGACTCGGCCTCAGGATAAAGACCGCGACCGAGGACGGGAGCGCCGGCATAAGGGGGCTCGTGACCGGCCTCCTTGAAGACGAGCTTACGCCGGAATCTATTGTATACGCGTGCGGCCCGGTCGGGATGCTGAAAGCCGCGGCTGCCATTTCAAGGAAGGCCGGGGCGCGCTGCCTCGTCTCCCTTGAGCGCTCGATGGCCTGCGGCATAGGGGTGTGCCTGGGGTGCGCGGTCAGGGCAAAGGCGCACAAGGAAGAGAAGGAGAACCGGTTTTACAAGATGGTCTGCTCTGACGGGCCGGTCTTCCGGGGCGAGGAGATAGATTGGGACCTGTTGTGA
- a CDS encoding cytochrome c, translating to MRKLFGIGVLALGMAAFTVPAIAADGAAVYKAKCVACHGADGQGTAMAPGFKGNEWIKTTADAEIASVVTDGREGAAKRYKNFAMGMPKQKLSDDEVKAVVEHMKALAAK from the coding sequence ATGCGTAAGTTATTCGGTATAGGCGTGCTCGCTCTCGGCATGGCCGCTTTCACCGTGCCTGCAATCGCTGCAGACGGCGCGGCAGTCTACAAGGCGAAATGCGTTGCCTGCCACGGCGCGGACGGCCAGGGCACCGCGATGGCGCCCGGCTTCAAGGGCAACGAGTGGATAAAGACCACGGCTGACGCCGAGATCGCCTCCGTTGTGACCGATGGCCGCGAGGGTGCTGCCAAGAGGTACAAGAACTTCGCAATGGGCATGCCCAAGCAGAAGCTCTCCGATGACGAGGTAAAGGCCGTCGTCGAGCACATGAAGGCGCTCGCCGCGAAGTAA
- a CDS encoding DUF1858 domain-containing protein, translating to MAGPAITRDMIIGEVIEKYPGTAEVFRKYFGKGCFDCPGSGYEDIDFGSGMHNADIDSLLKELNEAAEGRGKGKGDGDDK from the coding sequence ATGGCAGGCCCGGCGATAACAAGGGACATGATAATCGGCGAGGTCATCGAGAAGTACCCCGGCACCGCCGAGGTCTTCAGGAAATACTTCGGCAAGGGGTGCTTCGACTGCCCGGGGTCAGGCTATGAGGACATAGACTTCGGCTCGGGCATGCACAACGCCGATATCGACTCGCTCCTCAAGGAGCTTAACGAAGCGGCGGAAGGAAGGGGGAAAGGAAAAGGGGATGGAGATGATAAGTGA
- a CDS encoding Mrp/NBP35 family ATP-binding protein — protein sequence MNNITEAVVLDALRGVMDPELGKDLVTLNMIRDVKVEGGKVSFTLMLTTMACPLKKELEANSVNAVKAIPGVTEVSVTTGAEVPKSKGVPGKAPIPGVRNTIAVASGKGGVGKSTVAVNLAVALAQSGAKVGLLDTDLYGPSLPLMMGIHEPLQATPEERLVPLEKYGIKLVSVGFMLDEETPLIWRGPLVMQLIKQFLVGVEWGELDYLVIDLPPGTGDTQLTLVQTIPLTGAVIVTTPQDVALIDARRAIRMFKEVKVPVLGIIENMSQFVCPHCGGTSEIFSHGGGEKTSERYQVPLLGKIPIDMAIREGGDTGMPITHADPGSAHAKSFVEIACSVAAKVSVLDLE from the coding sequence ATAAACAACATCACAGAGGCCGTCGTGCTGGACGCTCTCCGGGGCGTAATGGACCCGGAGCTCGGCAAGGACCTCGTTACGCTCAACATGATAAGGGACGTGAAGGTCGAGGGCGGGAAGGTGAGCTTCACGCTCATGCTCACGACGATGGCGTGCCCATTGAAGAAGGAACTGGAGGCCAACTCGGTGAACGCCGTGAAGGCGATACCCGGCGTGACCGAAGTCTCCGTCACGACCGGCGCCGAGGTGCCGAAATCAAAAGGGGTACCGGGCAAGGCGCCTATACCTGGCGTTAGGAACACCATCGCCGTGGCGAGCGGAAAGGGCGGGGTCGGAAAGTCCACCGTCGCCGTGAACCTGGCAGTGGCGCTGGCGCAGTCAGGGGCCAAGGTGGGCCTCCTCGATACCGACCTCTACGGCCCGAGCCTGCCGCTCATGATGGGCATACACGAGCCTTTGCAGGCCACCCCCGAGGAGCGTCTCGTTCCCCTTGAGAAGTACGGGATCAAGCTCGTCTCGGTAGGGTTCATGCTCGACGAGGAAACTCCGCTCATATGGCGCGGCCCGCTTGTAATGCAGCTCATAAAGCAGTTCCTCGTCGGCGTCGAATGGGGAGAGCTCGACTATCTCGTGATAGACCTGCCGCCGGGCACGGGAGATACGCAGCTTACGCTCGTGCAGACCATACCCCTCACAGGCGCCGTCATAGTTACCACGCCGCAGGACGTGGCGCTAATAGACGCGAGGCGGGCCATAAGGATGTTCAAGGAGGTAAAGGTCCCGGTCCTCGGAATAATAGAGAACATGAGCCAGTTCGTCTGCCCGCACTGCGGCGGAACGTCCGAGATATTCAGCCACGGCGGCGGCGAGAAGACGAGCGAAAGGTACCAGGTGCCGCTCCTCGGGAAGATCCCCATCGACATGGCCATAAGGGAGGGCGGAGACACCGGGATGCCCATAACGCACGCGGACCCGGGTTCGGCCCATGCAAAATCGTTTGTCGAGATAGCCTGTTCAGTAGCAGCCAAGGTGAGCGTGCTGGATCTCGAATAG
- a CDS encoding glycosyltransferase family 39 protein, whose product MKNENIRRVSVGLFFAILLAIGFGSYRDYNISWDEPLQRDIGAATVKHVSEVLGSDLLDGRFASLPPLEEFVDKDYGVAFEAPAVALEVLFKIRGAREAIFFRHILTFLICLSGVYAVYRLASRRFADWRIGLLAALFLVLTPRLFAESFYNSKDAVFMAVFAIAMNTTVSFVLKPGMRTALIHALATAVAIDVRIMAVILPAAAAAILAVRLLRNELPVRKTLIAASGYLLALCLFVVVFWPYLWQDPFGNFVQAFQNMSKFRWDEDVLYMGSFVPATGVPWHYIPAWVSITTPVLYLALFIAGSFAAIRRMIFNLIARRFRLWTSEAELQDIVFLGLFAAPVAAVIALNSTLYDGWRQLYFIYPAFLLLAVRGWVSLWGFRLPRNMNKALLLVITAASVFFTAAWMWKAHPLQNVYFNYFAGKNIKDRYEMDYWGLGNRKALEYILENDRSPVIHVRADSATPLKLSIYMLEPDKRVRIRETDEMTAPYYVLNNYRLFKEPLESKYGKEYDLFYELKVGGEAVLSVFKWKGDERLRSPSVESDTRTK is encoded by the coding sequence ATGAAGAATGAAAACATAAGGCGCGTTTCCGTAGGCCTTTTCTTTGCCATTTTGCTGGCCATAGGGTTCGGAAGCTACCGGGATTACAACATATCATGGGACGAGCCGCTTCAGCGCGACATAGGCGCGGCGACTGTAAAGCACGTCTCCGAGGTTCTCGGTTCAGACCTCCTTGACGGCAGGTTTGCCAGCCTGCCGCCCCTGGAAGAATTCGTAGACAAGGACTATGGAGTCGCCTTCGAAGCGCCGGCCGTGGCACTGGAGGTGCTCTTTAAAATCCGGGGGGCGCGAGAGGCGATTTTTTTTCGCCACATACTCACATTCCTCATCTGCCTTTCCGGGGTCTACGCGGTCTACAGGTTAGCTTCCCGGCGCTTCGCTGACTGGAGGATCGGGCTTCTGGCGGCGCTTTTCCTCGTGCTCACGCCGCGTCTTTTCGCCGAATCATTCTACAACTCGAAGGACGCGGTCTTCATGGCTGTTTTCGCGATTGCCATGAACACGACAGTCTCCTTCGTGCTCAAGCCGGGCATGAGGACGGCTCTAATCCATGCCCTTGCGACCGCCGTCGCAATCGACGTGCGGATAATGGCAGTCATACTGCCGGCAGCCGCTGCGGCGATTCTGGCGGTCAGGCTGCTCAGGAACGAGCTGCCCGTCCGAAAAACGCTCATCGCGGCATCCGGCTATTTGCTCGCCTTATGCCTCTTTGTCGTCGTGTTCTGGCCCTATCTTTGGCAGGACCCGTTCGGGAATTTTGTGCAGGCCTTCCAGAACATGTCCAAATTCAGGTGGGATGAAGACGTGCTTTATATGGGGAGCTTCGTCCCGGCCACGGGCGTCCCGTGGCATTATATCCCGGCCTGGGTATCGATAACGACCCCCGTGCTTTACCTTGCGCTTTTTATCGCGGGTTCATTCGCAGCCATTCGGAGGATGATTTTCAATCTCATTGCGCGCCGGTTCAGGCTATGGACGAGCGAAGCCGAATTGCAGGATATTGTATTCCTCGGGTTGTTCGCGGCGCCGGTCGCGGCGGTAATCGCGCTCAACTCGACACTCTACGACGGCTGGAGGCAGCTCTACTTCATCTACCCGGCCTTTCTGCTCCTCGCGGTGAGGGGATGGGTGTCTCTTTGGGGTTTCCGTTTGCCCAGGAACATGAATAAGGCGTTATTGCTCGTCATCACGGCGGCGTCCGTATTTTTTACGGCCGCATGGATGTGGAAGGCGCACCCTCTGCAAAACGTGTATTTCAATTACTTTGCGGGCAAGAATATAAAAGACCGCTACGAGATGGACTACTGGGGCCTGGGCAACAGGAAAGCGCTTGAGTATATCCTTGAGAACGACAGGAGCCCGGTAATTCACGTCCGGGCTGACAGCGCCACACCCCTGAAATTGAGCATCTACATGCTGGAGCCGGATAAAAGGGTCCGCATCAGGGAAACAGATGAGATGACCGCCCCCTATTATGTCCTGAACAACTACCGGCTTTTCAAGGAGCCGCTTGAGTCAAAATACGGAAAGGAGTACGACCTCTTCTACGAATTGAAGGTCGGCGGCGAGGCCGTCCTGTCGGTTTTCAAGTGGAAGGGGGATGAAAGGCTTAGGTCCCCCTCTGTTGAATCCGATACAAGGACGAAATAG
- a CDS encoding cbb3-type cytochrome c oxidase subunit I, whose product MREEATYHARSVKEENRALAHGWLILAVFSLVFAGIFALLVALARTPVIEEMLPLGRDYIYVALVGHVVLAVVIWFLAFKGFLWVYSLPSAIFSPALGRASLALSALGMALVVISAVFGLGEAELANYVPVLLTPVFYAGLLSFGAGVLLSLVNFFLTVFFAKERLGVFTFGMLAAGAAVTVAFACFALSGWFQHAGGKMHLDFERLFWGGGHILQFANTMAMSAVWLLLVKLVLGREAIGPRTAKALYALFIVSVLPAPAIYFLHDISSQAHKESFTWLMQWAIGPLVAVFILASIAAIARTSPRPWKDPAFSSLVLSISIFLLGGFIGLSIDGVNTIIPAHYHCVIGAVTIAFMGLFYEVLPGFGKSLWGRRMAAIQPWLYGAGIVLFAIGLFMAGSHGVARKTYGGEQNLNTIGKLIGMSVMGLGGLVAIAGGVTFVLNALLSLFGRKARSPEPGIQPAP is encoded by the coding sequence ATGAGAGAAGAGGCCACATACCATGCCAGGTCGGTGAAAGAAGAAAACCGCGCGCTCGCGCACGGCTGGCTCATCCTGGCGGTATTTTCCCTCGTATTTGCCGGTATCTTCGCCCTGCTTGTTGCGCTCGCGAGGACCCCTGTCATAGAGGAGATGCTCCCGCTCGGGAGGGACTACATCTATGTGGCGCTGGTCGGGCATGTCGTGCTTGCTGTAGTCATCTGGTTCCTTGCCTTCAAGGGCTTCCTATGGGTCTATTCGCTTCCCTCGGCAATATTCTCCCCTGCCCTGGGAAGGGCTTCCCTCGCGCTCTCGGCCCTCGGCATGGCCCTTGTAGTCATATCCGCGGTATTCGGGCTCGGCGAGGCCGAGCTCGCCAACTATGTGCCGGTCCTACTTACGCCGGTTTTTTACGCGGGGCTCTTGTCTTTCGGGGCCGGGGTGCTCCTTTCGCTCGTTAATTTCTTCCTTACCGTCTTCTTCGCAAAGGAGAGGCTCGGGGTCTTCACCTTCGGCATGCTCGCAGCCGGGGCGGCGGTAACGGTGGCCTTCGCCTGCTTCGCCCTTTCCGGCTGGTTCCAGCACGCGGGAGGGAAGATGCACCTGGATTTCGAGCGGCTCTTCTGGGGCGGCGGCCACATACTCCAGTTCGCGAACACAATGGCCATGTCGGCCGTCTGGCTCCTTCTCGTGAAGCTCGTACTGGGCAGGGAGGCCATAGGCCCGAGGACGGCAAAGGCCCTGTATGCCCTTTTCATCGTTTCCGTGCTGCCAGCGCCGGCCATATACTTCCTGCATGACATATCGAGCCAGGCCCATAAGGAGAGCTTCACCTGGCTCATGCAATGGGCAATCGGCCCCCTCGTAGCCGTATTCATCCTGGCCTCGATAGCGGCAATCGCCAGGACAAGCCCGAGGCCCTGGAAGGACCCGGCCTTCTCGTCCCTGGTCCTTTCCATATCCATCTTTCTCCTCGGCGGGTTCATAGGATTGAGCATAGACGGCGTCAACACCATCATCCCCGCCCATTACCATTGCGTTATCGGGGCCGTGACTATAGCCTTCATGGGCCTTTTCTACGAGGTGCTTCCCGGTTTCGGGAAGTCCCTATGGGGGAGGAGGATGGCGGCTATCCAGCCCTGGCTCTATGGCGCCGGCATCGTCCTCTTCGCAATCGGGCTCTTCATGGCCGGTTCGCACGGGGTGGCAAGGAAGACCTATGGCGGGGAGCAGAACCTCAATACGATAGGTAAGCTCATCGGCATGTCGGTCATGGGCCTTGGGGGGCTCGTGGCCATAGCAGGGGGAGTTACTTTCGTCCTTAACGCGCTACTCTCCCTTTTCGGCAGGAAAGCCCGTTCCCCCGAGCCCGGCATCCAGCCCGCACCTTGA
- the rimI gene encoding ribosomal protein S18-alanine N-acetyltransferase produces the protein MRSKDNILSGHSIQPMSSGDLEEVLRIEKASFPKPWTRGMFEGEIKNPVSFAYTLRVRAEEREEIAAYIVFWIVHGEAHILNIAVSPALRGRGVASKLLGLMLQLMKRNMVYEVFLEVRVSNDAARSLYKRFGFREAFVRKNYYGDEDAIVMVLDL, from the coding sequence TTGCGTTCCAAGGACAATATCCTATCCGGCCATTCGATCCAGCCGATGTCCTCCGGGGACCTCGAAGAAGTCCTCAGGATAGAGAAGGCCTCTTTCCCGAAGCCCTGGACCAGGGGCATGTTCGAAGGGGAGATCAAGAACCCGGTCTCGTTCGCGTACACCCTGCGGGTGCGCGCCGAAGAGAGGGAAGAGATCGCGGCATATATCGTCTTCTGGATAGTCCACGGAGAGGCCCACATATTGAACATCGCGGTCTCCCCGGCCCTCCGTGGCAGGGGGGTGGCCTCCAAGCTCCTCGGCCTCATGCTCCAGCTCATGAAGCGGAACATGGTCTACGAGGTCTTCCTCGAGGTCAGGGTTTCGAACGACGCCGCCAGGAGCCTCTATAAGAGATTCGGGTTCAGGGAAGCGTTCGTCAGGAAAAACTACTACGGGGACGAGGACGCGATAGTCATGGTCCTCGACCTGTGA